CTTCCCGACCGGTGCATCGTCTGCGGCATCTGCGCCGCCGCGTGTCCGTTCGGCGCGATCGAGCTCATCGGCAAGCCCAAAGAAGGGGAGATGCGCTTCATCGAGGCGGCCTGCCAGGGATGCGGCGCCTGCGCCGCCACGTGCAACTACGACGCCATCGAAATGCCCTACTTTACGAAGGAGCAGATCCTGGCGCAGATCGACGCCGCGCTCGCCCACGACCCACAACACAAGACGCTCGTGTTCGCCTGCAACTGGTGCTCGTACGCGGGGGCCGACCAAGCCGGAGTGGAGAAAATCCAGTATCCCCCGTCTGCGCTCATCATCCGCACCATGTGCTCGGCGCGCGTCGAGGAAGACTTCATCACGCGCGCGTTCGAGAGGGGCGCCGGCGCCGTCCTGGTCACGGGGTGCCGACTCACGGAGAAGGGGTCCGACTGCCATTACAACTACGCCAACGTGCAGACCAAGAAGCGGTTCGAGATGTGGCACCGCAAGCTGACCAGGCAGGGGCTCGACCCCGACCGTTTGCAGCTCGCGTGGATCTCGGCCTCCGAGGGAAAGGAGTTTGCCCGGAAGATCGCGGAGATGGACGCCGTTATCCGCCGCCAGGGCGGCGGCGTGCTGGAGCGCGTGTCGCCATGACAGCCGACGGAGAGACCACCCGGGCGGGACGCGAGAAGCTGCGCATGGATACGCCCGCAGCGTTCTCCGTGCCCGATCGGTATTCGACGACGAAGGCCGGGAGGCCGAAGTTGGAGCTGGATATCTCCGAGGCGGCGGTCTCCGCCGGCGCCGACGAGAGCGTGCTCGTGTTGGATGACGCGGCGTGGGAGCGGGTCATCGTGGCAACCGGCGGCGCCGCTGCGCCGTGCTTCCAGTGCGGGGTGTGCACCGCCATCTGTCCATGGGGGCTCGTGCGACCGGAGCCCGTCGTCATCCGCCGCCTCTTGCGCGAAGCGCAGCTCGGCGCCCCGGGATGGGAGGAGGCCCTGTGGCTCTGCACGTCGTGTCGACAGTGCGCGCTCCAGTGTCCCCGCGGGGTCGATGTTCCGGGGGTCATCCGTTCGCTCCGGGCGCTGGCGTGGCGAGAGGGTAAGGCTCCCGCCGGCCTTCCCACGCTCCTGTGGAACATCTATTGGGACGGCAATCCGTATGGCCGGCCCCCGTCGCAACGCACGGCATGGATGAAGGACGCGCCCCTTCCGACGTTCGCTCCCGACCAGGACATCCTGCTGTACATCGGGTGCGCTGGGAACTACGACCGGCGGATCCAGAAAGTGGTGCGGGCGGTCGTGACCGCGCTTCGGGCTGCGGACGTCGCGTTCGGGGTCCTGGGCGACGACGAGCCCTGCTGTGGGGAGGCCGCCCGTAGCGTGGGGCAGGTGGCGTTTGCGGACGCCCTCGCGGCCGAGGGCTCGCGCCTCTTCCGCGAGCGGGGCGTGCGTACGGTCGTCACCATCTCGCCCCACTGCCTCGAACAGTTCGTGCGCCACTACGACATGCCCGAGGGCTTTCGGGCGGTTCACTACACAGCGTACCTGCGGGAACTGCTGGAAGCCGGCCGCCTGAAGCTGGCCGGCGCCGTCGCCGAGCGAGTGACGTTCCAGGATCCGTGCTATCTGGGCCGAGGGCTCGGTGACTATGAGTCGCCGCGACACGTCCTCATGTCTGTGCCGGGGGTCGAGCTCGTGGAGATGGCGCATTCCCGTGAGGACAGCATCTGTTGCGGCGGCGGCGGTGGTCGCATGTGGATGGAGACGCCGGCGAGTCAGCGGTTCGCTGCGCTGCGGGTCCAGGAGGCGGTGGCAGCCGGGGCAGAGGTGCTGGCCACGGCTTGCCCGAACTGCATCTCGTGCATCGAAGACGCGCTGCCGCCGGGCGGCGGCCTCCGCGTGGCCGACGTCGCCGAACTGGTCGCACAGTCGTTGACAGCATCCGAACTCGCCGCGCGGGAGCGTACGACATGAGTAGCGGAGCATACGGGCGCGATGAAGCCAACGGACTCTGGGTCTATCTGGAAGAGCGGCAGGGTCGGCTCGAGGGGGTGTCGCTGGAGCTCCTCGGCAAGGGCCGCGAGCTGGCCGACCTGCTGGGCGTGCCCCTCACTGCCCTGCTGGTGGGGTACGCCCTGGGGGACCTTCCGAACGAGGCCGTCGCCGCCGGCGCCGATGTCGTGCTGGTCGCCGACCACCCCGCCCTGCAGGCCTACACCACCGAGCCGTTCACCCGTGTCGTCGCCTCCGTGGTGAACGAGCGCCGGCCGGAGGCGCTGCTCCTGGGCGCAACCCCTAACGGACGGGACCTGGCCGGTCGCTTGGCCGTCCGGCTGCGGACCGGACTAACCGCCGACTGCACGGGGCTCTCCGTCGACCCCGAGCGCCGGCTGCTGCTCGGGGAGGTGGTCGGCTTCGGAGGTGGCATCGTCGCCACCATCGTCTGCCCGGAACGCCGTCCTCAAATGGCGACAGTCCGGCCGGGCATCTTCCCTCGACCCGAACGCAGGCGAGGGCGGCGCGGCGAGATCGTCCCGGTGCCTGTGCGCCTCGACCCCCGCGACACCAGAGTCCGGGTCCTCGAGCGATCAGTGGGGGAAGAGGTGGATCTTACGCGGGCAACCGCCATCGTGGCCGTGGGCCGGGGCATGCGCGGCGAACTCGCCTTGGCGGAACGGCTGGCGTCGTTGCTGGGCGCCGAGATCGGCGGCACCCGCGTAGCCGCCGACCTCGGCTGGATCGAACGCTCCCGCCAGATCGGCCAGACTGGAGTAGTGACGCGACCACGCCTGGCCGTCTGTTGCGGCGTGAGCGGCGCAATTCACTTCATGGTCGGAGTCGAAGCGGCGGACTGCATCGTCGCCATCAACACGGACCCCGACGCCGCCATTTTCGAGCAGGCCGACTATGCCGTCGTGGAGGACGCCTTCGCTGTTCTGCCGCACCTCATCGAGGCGCTGAGTGAGACGAAGGTACGGGCGACGCCATGAGGGGACTGCACACCATCGTCTGCATGAAGGTCGTGCCGATGCCCGAAGAGGTGCGGGTGAATGAGGAGACCATGACCCTCGACCGGGCGAACGCGCGCTCGTTCATCAACCCGCCGGACATGAACGCGCTCGAACTCGCGCTCCAGCTCCGAGAGCGGCACGGGGGCGTCGTGACCGTGCTGTCGATGGGGCCGCCCTTCTTCGAGCGCTACCTCAGGCTGACCCTGTGCGCGGGCGCCGACCGAGTCGTGCTCTTGAGCGACCGGGCGTTCGGCGGCGCCGACACCCTCGGCACGTCGCGAACGCTGGCCGCCGGCATCGAGAAGATCGGCGGCTTCGACCTGGTGCTCTGCGGAGAGGAATCGTCTGACGGCGCGACGGCGCAGGTTCCTCCCGGCATCGCTGAGTGGCTCGACCTGCCGCAAGTCACATATGCCCTCTCGGTGGACATCGACCTGCCCAACCGGCGGCTCTCCGCGCGACGCGAGGTCAAAGGGGGCCATGAGCGTCTTCTGGCTCCATTGCCGGCCGTGGTGTCGGTCAAGCAGGGCATCAACGAGCCCCGGTTCATCGACTGGTCGCTGAAACCATGGGCTGATAGCGTAGACCGCGTCACCGTCTGGTCGGCGCAGGACCTGGAAGTGCCTCTGGAGGAGGTCGGGACGGCGGGTTCCGCCACCGTCGTCGCGGGGGTCTCGCAGTCGCCCACTCGTGAACGCCGCCGCGAACGGCTTACCGGGGACCCGGCGCGGATCGCTCGCGAGCTCGCCGAGCGCCTCCGCCCGTTCCTATTCGGTCCGGAGAGAGGTCCCTGAGTAACGTCACCGCAGGGGTCCCCAGGCCGAGCGGTCCTCAGCTTCTGCCACGGCCGTTCCCCGCGCGGGAGCGTGCTTTCCACGCAGGGCATACCCTTCATGCGCGAGAATCCGTGGCTCGCGGTGTGGCCGGGCGTGGGCATCGCGCTCGCCGTGTGCGGGCGACCCGCACGACGTCCTCGCCCCCGCCTCCGCGGCGTGTGACCGCGCGCCCACGGCCACCCTGTGCGGGCGTTGCTCGGCCTGCACGCGCGTTCTACGCGTCCGCGAAGGCGATGACGTTGCGCTCCGCGAGGTCGGCCAGGTGGCCCTCGTCGTAGCCCAGCAGGCCCGTCAAAACCTCCCGGGTGTGTTGACCCAGCAGCGGAGGCGACGAGTACCCGTCACGCAGCGCCTCGAGGCAGATGTCGCCTCGGCGCGCGCCGCGGTCGATAACCGGCGCCTGCCTGCATCCTCCCTGCGTCTCGACTCGCCGCCGCGCGCAGCCGACGCTGACCAAGCCGCCGCCGGGCGGGCTGCGTCGCTCGTCACACCGCCGCGGTCATCCTGCAATCCGGGCAGTAGTCGAGGTTCGAAACGAAAGCTCGCTGCCCCAGGCTCGAGAGAATGCGTGACACCATAGCCTCCGGAGCGTAGCCGCGTCCGCATCGTCGGCAACGCCGCAGCGCGGCCGATTTCAGGAGGACCGGCGTGACCTCCGGTGCGAGCCCTCCGAGCTGACGCACAATTTCGAGCGCGCGCTCCGGGCAGGCGGCGACGCACAGGTCGGAGCCCGCGCACTCGGCCGCCTCAAACAGCAGGGCCGTCTCGTGCCCCCGTTCTTCGTAGCGCAGCGCGCCCGTGGGACACCGGGCGGCGCAGAGCCCGCACAGCGAACAGCGGTCCGCCGTCACGCGCGCCCAGCCGAACGGCAACCTCGCGGATTCAACGGTGACCGGCTCCGGGATCGCCGTGCGACGAGAGACGGCCGCGAGGAGGCCGGCCGCGCGGTACCGATGTGCGTCCCGAGCGACAGGCGGCTCTCGGCACAGCGAGTGCAGCGGGAGGCGGAGCACGGTCTCGGCGAACGCGGTCAGACCGGTGGCCAGCCGGCCGGCTGACTAGATCTCCTCGCCCTGGTAGCCCGGCCCGCAGGCGACAGCGGCGAACACGCCCGCGAACGCCACCGCCGCTAGAATCGCCAGCTTCGCGCTCGCTTTCCCGGGATGACGCGCGCTTCTCGCCCCCCTGTTTGTCGAGGAACGTCTGTCTTCCACGGCGCTCATACGGCACCCGTGGCGACTCCGGCGTTATGTTCGCTCCCAGACGGCCGCTCGTCCAGGGTCTATTGTCCGGACCTCGAGAAGCGTCTCCCGGGGGCGACGTGGCTGGAGCAGACGGGCTGGTCCGCTACTAGGGCGTCTCTCTCGTTCGTTCAGCGCTCGGAGCGCCCGTCAGGACAATCGCCGCGACCTTCGTGACCAGCGTCCCCCCGGGGGCGCGAGGGGTCGCGCTGGAAAAACCAACCATGACGGGACGCCCCTGGCGGGAGCGTCCTGTCGTCTCGGAAGCGGAACCGAAGCCCCTGAAGGGAGGGGCTACGAGGCGGTCGCCTGGTCATACCCGGGGAGTCCCACCTGCCTGCGGATCACGAAGTGTTGAGAGAGGAATCGCCGAAGCCCAGCGCCCAGTCGATGAAGCCGCGCATCGCTTCCAGGAGCGCCTTCCCGACCATGGTGAGGACGGCGTCGAGGACGTCGCCGGCCTACTTACGGGGGTCCAGATTCCCGAACCAGTCGAACGGGTTAGGGACGTCCGGGAGCTGCGGAGGAAGCGGAGGCTCCACGCCGGGCGGCTGCGGGACCGACTCCGAGGCCGGGGCTGCCGCTCGCCCCGCGGGAAGCGAGCCTATGGTAGAGGAAAAAGCGGTGGCGCCCTCGAAGGCCGGGCTCGGCGACGTCTTCAGGGGCGCGCCCGCGAAGACGAGCTCCGCGAACGCCTGACTCGTGTCCGGCCCCTCGGCGCGGGCCGGGCTGGCTGCCAGCGCCCCCGCCGCCAGGAGCGTATGGCCTGTCAAGTCGCTCGTCAGCTCCCAAACACGGCAGCCGTCTTCGGCAGTAGCTCGACCGCCTCGTCCCCCAGCTGGCGCCGCAGCGACTCGCGCAGCGTGTTGTGCACCTGACCTTGCGCTTGCCATTGACCTTTCCCAACTTGCCGTAGCCGCGCGTGAGCCGTCGCCGCGATTCGACGTTCCCGGGGTTAGCCAGTGCAGCCATTGAGTTCGAACCCATTAGGTCGCAACCCAACGGTGCGACCCCAAGGGTTCCCTATCCGGACCGAGCGAGGGCCCGGTCGTGGTGTGCGGCAAAGCGCTTCGCCCACCGCCTCCAACGAACGCAGAAGGGCTCGTTCACTCGCAGGCTCGTCCGCGCCGAGGCGTCTCATCCGGGGCGCCGCCGCTGTAACGGTGTCGTAGCGGTCCGGACACGCACTCTTCACACGCGAGCAACCCCTGAGCAAGACGTCCTTCATCGGGCGGTAACGCGCCCCCACTAGCCTTACTCCCGAACCTCGCACTCCGGGAGAAGGCCGATGGGCAATCGCATCGAGGAGATCAAGCGGGCCAAGGACGGCCTCGACGTCCTGCCCGACATCTACCGCTACGCCAGGCTCGGCTTCGACGCCGTCGATCCCGACGACCTCGAACGGATGAAGTGGTACGGGCTGTTTCACCGCCGCCAGACGCCCGGCTTCTTCATGATGCGGCTGCGCATCCCCAACGGGATTCTCACTTCGCGCCAGATGGCGGCCTTGGGCGACATCGTCAACCGCTACGGCCGCGGCCGGGCCGACCTCACCACCCGCCAGAACATCCAGCTTCGCTGGGTCCGCATCGAGGACGTGCCGGCCATCTTCGAGACGCTGCGCGAGATCGGCGTCGCTCACCTGCAGACAGGGATGGACAACGTCCGGAACGTCACCGGATGTCCCATCGCCGGTCTGGACCCGGAGGAAGCCCTGGACGCCTCACCGCTGACGCGCGCCATCCAGGAGGCCATCCTGGGGCGCAAGGAGTTCAGCAACCTCCCGCGGAAGTTCAACATCTGCGTGACCGGCTGCCGCCGGGATTGCTCCCTGTCCCAGACCCACGACATCGGCCTCACGCCCGCCAGCCGCGAGGGCGCCCTCGGCTTCAACGTCCGCGTCGGCGGCGCCATGGGCGGCAAATCGACGCACCTCTCGTGGGAACTCGACGTCTTCGTCCGGCCCGAGGAGACGGTGGAGGTGTGCCGGGCCATCGTGGCCCTGTTTCGAGACGAAGGGCCGCGCGACAACCGCCAGCAGGCGCGGCTCAGGTGGCTGGTGGAGGCGTGGGGCGTCCCGCGCTTCCGCGCGGCGGTCGAGGAGCGGCTGGGCCGGCCCCTGGCCCGCGCCGGCAGGGATGAAGTCATCTCCTACGGCGGCGACCACCTGGGCGTGCGGCCTC
This window of the Dehalococcoidia bacterium genome carries:
- a CDS encoding electron transfer flavoprotein subunit alpha/FixB family protein, with the translated sequence MSSGAYGRDEANGLWVYLEERQGRLEGVSLELLGKGRELADLLGVPLTALLVGYALGDLPNEAVAAGADVVLVADHPALQAYTTEPFTRVVASVVNERRPEALLLGATPNGRDLAGRLAVRLRTGLTADCTGLSVDPERRLLLGEVVGFGGGIVATIVCPERRPQMATVRPGIFPRPERRRGRRGEIVPVPVRLDPRDTRVRVLERSVGEEVDLTRATAIVAVGRGMRGELALAERLASLLGAEIGGTRVAADLGWIERSRQIGQTGVVTRPRLAVCCGVSGAIHFMVGVEAADCIVAINTDPDAAIFEQADYAVVEDAFAVLPHLIEALSETKVRATP
- a CDS encoding electron transfer flavoprotein subunit beta/FixA family protein codes for the protein MKVVPMPEEVRVNEETMTLDRANARSFINPPDMNALELALQLRERHGGVVTVLSMGPPFFERYLRLTLCAGADRVVLLSDRAFGGADTLGTSRTLAAGIEKIGGFDLVLCGEESSDGATAQVPPGIAEWLDLPQVTYALSVDIDLPNRRLSARREVKGGHERLLAPLPAVVSVKQGINEPRFIDWSLKPWADSVDRVTVWSAQDLEVPLEEVGTAGSATVVAGVSQSPTRERRRERLTGDPARIARELAERLRPFLFGPERGP
- a CDS encoding ferredoxin--nitrite reductase, which produces MGNRIEEIKRAKDGLDVLPDIYRYARLGFDAVDPDDLERMKWYGLFHRRQTPGFFMMRLRIPNGILTSRQMAALGDIVNRYGRGRADLTTRQNIQLRWVRIEDVPAIFETLREIGVAHLQTGMDNVRNVTGCPIAGLDPEEALDASPLTRAIQEAILGRKEFSNLPRKFNICVTGCRRDCSLSQTHDIGLTPASREGALGFNVRVGGAMGGKSTHLSWELDVFVRPEETVEVCRAIVALFRDEGPRDNRQQARLRWLVEAWGVPRFRAAVEERLGRPLARAGRDEVISYGGDHLGVRPQKQAGLCYVGCLVPVGRITGDELREFARLAQTYGDGELRLTQDQNVLLVNVPRARVPALLDEPLLRRFTPFPPSSLRRLVSCTGNDYCHFSLIDTKGRALQIAERLEALLPKDRPLRMHWSGCPHACGQHHIADIGFQAARVRVNGEVVDAADVYIGGRLGNNPRLATKALEGVPLSELPEHLKTLLEDGLLSADDEAASKAEESDLPLSEVITA
- a CDS encoding 4Fe-4S dicluster domain-containing protein, which codes for MPFGWARVTADRCSLCGLCAARCPTGALRYEERGHETALLFEAAECAGSDLCVAACPERALEIVRQLGGLAPEVTPVLLKSAALRRCRRCGRGYAPEAMVSRILSSLGQRAFVSNLDYCPDCRMTAAV
- a CDS encoding heterodisulfide reductase-related iron-sulfur binding cluster, which gives rise to MTADGETTRAGREKLRMDTPAAFSVPDRYSTTKAGRPKLELDISEAAVSAGADESVLVLDDAAWERVIVATGGAAAPCFQCGVCTAICPWGLVRPEPVVIRRLLREAQLGAPGWEEALWLCTSCRQCALQCPRGVDVPGVIRSLRALAWREGKAPAGLPTLLWNIYWDGNPYGRPPSQRTAWMKDAPLPTFAPDQDILLYIGCAGNYDRRIQKVVRAVVTALRAADVAFGVLGDDEPCCGEAARSVGQVAFADALAAEGSRLFRERGVRTVVTISPHCLEQFVRHYDMPEGFRAVHYTAYLRELLEAGRLKLAGAVAERVTFQDPCYLGRGLGDYESPRHVLMSVPGVELVEMAHSREDSICCGGGGGRMWMETPASQRFAALRVQEAVAAGAEVLATACPNCISCIEDALPPGGGLRVADVAELVAQSLTASELAARERTT